The genome window ATCTAATTCCTAGATGTCTATGACTTTTCATGCATGACATTCTGAGGCCTTGTATGCTTGAGGTGTCAGCTTCTACCCTATCCATCTCTTCTTATTCCTTCTATCTAAAGTAGTTATCCTGTGTGCTATCATATTTGGAAGATGGAAAAAGATGTACTTTTAATTATGCTCTTCTTAATTATACCACTGTTTTTGCTCCCTATCCTTGCCAGTGCAGACCCTATCTCTATCTTTTGCCCCAATGATTCCAGAAATTACACTCACAACAGCCCATTTGAAAACAACCTCAAGCAACTTCTTGAGTTATTGCCTTCCAATACTTCAGTAACAGGTTTCTACAACACCTCTATTGGGGATAACCCAGATACTGTCTATGGCCAAGCACTTTGTAGAGGGGATTTCAATTCCACAGTTTGTCAGAATTGCATACAGAATGCAAGTCAGGAAATCTTATCACAGTGTACAAGTGAAGATGCAATGATATGGTTTGAACTTTGTCAAGTTCGCTACTCATATCAGATGTTCTTTTCCTTGATGGTTTATGCTGGAAAGTATCCAGATGATCAGAATAATCTGGAGCTGAATGTATCAGATCCTGTTCTGTTTGATGTTGTTCTAAAATACTTATTGAATAACATCTCAAATGAGGCTGCGTATGATCCTTCTAAACGAATGTTTGCTACTGGGGAAATTAAGTTTTCAAAGGACACAATTTATGGTCTCGTTCAATGTACTAGGGACATGTCTGGAGGTAACTGTAATAGTTGTTTGCTGTCTGCAATTGGAGATCTTGAGACATGCTGCTTTTCTCGTCAAGGTGGAATAGTCCTAAGTAGAAATTGTAATGTGAGGTTTGCGATGTACCAATTCTACAACACCTCAAGTTTGGTATTGACCTACCCATATTCCAAAGGTAAGTAAAAATGATCTTTGATTAATTGTTTGTCAATGATCTTTGGAACTTCTATAAAAGAACATATTAATGTTGCAGCTGGGCTTTGTTCAATCCTCAAGTAAATATGCTTTATAATTTTCTACTTGTCCTAAGGGTTTAAGCTATTAAAAGAATTGTGAAAAACATTATTATAACACAGGGGCTAAATGGAAGACTTGGATGGTCGTGGTGGTCACGTGTGTACCACTGTTAGTTCTAGCAGTTCTCAGTGGGTCTTGTGCTGTTTATCATAGGCGGAAGAAGAGAACACAACCAGGTGAGTGTTATCTAAATGGATAACCATCATAAATGTAATACAGAATTACCAACAACCAGGTTTCAAGTTCATTTGCAGATGATGAGAAAAGCCAAAACGCACTATTACATGAGTTGGCACGCCCCACTGGAGTTGAGATTACAGAAGATGGTGAATTGGTACCAGGTTCTGAAGATCTTCATTTTATGAATCTATTGACTATAAGGGCGGCTACTGATGACTTTTCAGATTCAAATAAGCTTGGACAAGGTGGGTTCGGCACCGTCTACAAGGTAACCAAAGAAGGAAGTTATTTAGCTAACCTTTTTACTACTTTTGCTATTCCACCTACTTTTATTGTAAGCTATAAAGCTAATAGCACATGCGTTTGGATAATCATCGGTGTTAGTgccaaaaatttagcaatttggtaaaaagtttatttatctattttattattttatttttcaggaTGCCTAATAtcagtgattttattttaacatttaacataataaaataatattaacaatacaataaaataatataataacttttaataatatatatatatatatatatatatatattaccatcTTAGCTACCATGTATAGCCATCTATGGTTGTGCACTGTAGACAGctaa of Quercus lobata isolate SW786 chromosome 8, ValleyOak3.0 Primary Assembly, whole genome shotgun sequence contains these proteins:
- the LOC115958510 gene encoding putative receptor-like protein kinase At4g00960 isoform X3, translated to MEKDVLLIMLFLIIPLFLLPILASADPISIFCPNDSRNYTHNSPFENNLKQLLELLPSNTSVTGFYNTSIGDNPDTVYGQALCRGDFNSTVCQNCIQNASQEILSQCTSEDAMIWFELCQVRYSYQMFFSLMVYAGKYPDDQNNLELNVSDPVLFDVVLKYLLNNISNEAAYDPSKRMFATGEIKFSKDTIYGLVQCTRDMSGGNCNSCLLSAIGDLETCCFSRQGGIVLSRNCNVRFAMYQFYNTSSLVLTYPYSKGAKWKTWMVVVVTCVPLLVLAVLSGSCAVYHRRKKRTQPGEFEITEDGELVPGSEDLHFMNLLTIRAATDDFSDSNKLGQGGFGTVYKGVLPDGKEVAVKRLSRRSWQGLQELKNEVILIAKLQHRNLVKLLGCGIEGEEKLLVYEFMPNGSLDFFIFDSERRTQLDWKTCYNIIVGITRGLLYLHEDSRLKIIHRDLKPSNVLLDNEMVAKISDFGMARIFGENQNIANTRRVVGTYGYMAPEYAMEGVFSVKSDVFSFGVILLEIISGKKNSGFYLTGHAQTLLAYAWRLWTEGKELEFVDPLLMVSGQTIEVLKCMHIGLLCVQEDPADRPTMTSVVVLLGNDSVALPQPKHPALAIARVIQTDQLSATNPSINELTLSNVSPR
- the LOC115958510 gene encoding cysteine-rich receptor-like protein kinase 15 isoform X1 is translated as MEKDVLLIMLFLIIPLFLLPILASADPISIFCPNDSRNYTHNSPFENNLKQLLELLPSNTSVTGFYNTSIGDNPDTVYGQALCRGDFNSTVCQNCIQNASQEILSQCTSEDAMIWFELCQVRYSYQMFFSLMVYAGKYPDDQNNLELNVSDPVLFDVVLKYLLNNISNEAAYDPSKRMFATGEIKFSKDTIYGLVQCTRDMSGGNCNSCLLSAIGDLETCCFSRQGGIVLSRNCNVRFAMYQFYNTSSLVLTYPYSKGAKWKTWMVVVVTCVPLLVLAVLSGSCAVYHRRKKRTQPGEYDEKSQNALLHELARPTGVEITEDGELVPGSEDLHFMNLLTIRAATDDFSDSNKLGQGGFGTVYKGVLPDGKEVAVKRLSRRSWQGLQELKNEVILIAKLQHRNLVKLLGCGIEGEEKLLVYEFMPNGSLDFFIFDSERRTQLDWKTCYNIIVGITRGLLYLHEDSRLKIIHRDLKPSNVLLDNEMVAKISDFGMARIFGENQNIANTRRVVGTYGYMAPEYAMEGVFSVKSDVFSFGVILLEIISGKKNSGFYLTGHAQTLLAYAWRLWTEGKELEFVDPLLMVSGQTIEVLKCMHIGLLCVQEDPADRPTMTSVVVLLGNDSVALPQPKHPALAIARVIQTDQLSATNPSINELTLSNVSPR
- the LOC115958510 gene encoding putative receptor-like protein kinase At4g00960 isoform X2, which produces MLFLIIPLFLLPILASADPISIFCPNDSRNYTHNSPFENNLKQLLELLPSNTSVTGFYNTSIGDNPDTVYGQALCRGDFNSTVCQNCIQNASQEILSQCTSEDAMIWFELCQVRYSYQMFFSLMVYAGKYPDDQNNLELNVSDPVLFDVVLKYLLNNISNEAAYDPSKRMFATGEIKFSKDTIYGLVQCTRDMSGGNCNSCLLSAIGDLETCCFSRQGGIVLSRNCNVRFAMYQFYNTSRAKWKTWMVVVVTCVPLLVLAVLSGSCAVYHRRKKRTQPGDSFADDEKSQNALLHELARPTGVEITEDGELVPGSEDLHFMNLLTIRAATDDFSDSNKLGQGGFGTVYKGVLPDGKEVAVKRLSRRSWQGLQELKNEVILIAKLQHRNLVKLLGCGIEGEEKLLVYEFMPNGSLDFFIFDSERRTQLDWKTCYNIIVGITRGLLYLHEDSRLKIIHRDLKPSNVLLDNEMVAKISDFGMARIFGENQNIANTRRVVGTYGYMAPEYAMEGVFSVKSDVFSFGVILLEIISGKKNSGFYLTGHAQTLLAYAWRLWTEGKELEFVDPLLMVSGQTIEVLKCMHIGLLCVQEDPADRPTMTSVVVLLGNDSVALPQPKHPALAIARVIQTDQLSATNPSINELTLSNVSPR